The proteins below come from a single Brevundimonas sp. LM2 genomic window:
- a CDS encoding DUF3253 domain-containing protein → MSVRAALLTLFEARDPAATVCPSEVARALARMRGQPESWRDAMPEVHAAVDEMVRDGSVRLTWKGERLATRAGPYRLNRALGS, encoded by the coding sequence ATGTCTGTGCGGGCTGCCCTGCTCACCCTGTTCGAAGCGCGCGATCCCGCAGCCACGGTCTGCCCCAGCGAAGTGGCTCGGGCGCTCGCCCGTATGCGTGGGCAGCCTGAGTCCTGGCGCGACGCGATGCCCGAGGTCCATGCCGCGGTCGATGAGATGGTCCGTGACGGCTCGGTGCGGCTGACCTGGAAGGGCGAGCGACTGGCCACCCGAGCCGGGCCCTACCGCCTGAACCGCGCCCTGGGCTCCTGA